One genomic region from Sulfuriflexus mobilis encodes:
- a CDS encoding N-formylglutamate amidohydrolase has translation MPDSKIWIEHFGESPLMATAIHAGHKVRHELLPLFALDDAERAHEEDPYTDYLAKVVPTWLVPDRSRFEVDLNRPRDEAVYTSPEMAWGLHLWKEPLGQDMIDRSLEEYDAFYAELRFLLDKLVAHFGHIVVFDLHAYNYRRAGPEQAPADPASNPEVNVGTGTMVDRERCLPTITRFIADLRAYDFMGRQLDVRENIKFKGRQLAEWIHNNYPDNICVLSIEFKKFYMDEWTGVGDIDQIQAIRDAIQSTIPGILEELKKIQ, from the coding sequence ATGCCCGATAGTAAAATCTGGATCGAACACTTCGGCGAAAGCCCGCTCATGGCAACGGCCATTCACGCCGGACACAAGGTTCGCCACGAACTGTTGCCATTGTTCGCTCTGGACGATGCTGAACGCGCCCATGAAGAAGACCCCTATACGGACTACCTCGCCAAGGTAGTACCTACCTGGCTGGTTCCTGACCGCTCACGTTTTGAAGTCGACCTGAACCGGCCCCGCGATGAGGCCGTCTACACGAGCCCGGAGATGGCCTGGGGGCTGCACCTGTGGAAAGAACCCCTTGGCCAGGACATGATAGACCGCTCCCTGGAAGAATATGATGCCTTCTATGCAGAATTAAGGTTCCTGCTCGACAAGCTGGTGGCACACTTCGGCCACATCGTCGTGTTCGATCTGCATGCCTATAACTACCGGCGTGCAGGTCCTGAGCAAGCACCCGCCGATCCTGCCAGCAACCCGGAAGTGAATGTGGGAACCGGCACGATGGTGGATCGTGAGCGCTGCTTGCCCACTATTACGCGTTTCATTGCCGACCTGCGTGCGTATGATTTTATGGGCCGGCAGCTGGATGTGCGTGAAAACATCAAGTTCAAAGGCCGGCAACTGGCCGAGTGGATCCATAACAATTACCCGGACAACATCTGCGTGCTGTCGATCGAGTTCAAGAAGTTCTATATGGACGAATGGACCGGTGTAGGTGACATAGATCAAATTCAGGCCATACGGGATGCTATACAATCAACGATACCTGGCATCCTGGAAGAGCTGAAGAAAATCCAATGA
- a CDS encoding flavohemoglobin expression-modulating QEGLA motif protein encodes MNGSADYISDALIGSITDAYQRNEPVRYKLRDGGRIHIDRQLPFLALYRRPATRADLGTERLLLGEASYLLADDRPEHQASLVKLIKEILSIQHKQFGACLLLELWSGAEVTDETRQPAFRIIAPKHGSPSAFLERMENALLNIRIDDDRPDVAISYAEDVTPPQQSLLLTKQELTRLNCLHIGLEVSPIYRDAETNTLLPFRWRRLHYALAHGLKRSFYAFTRHCTPLRPAHYLELGHRTMNRAVYETDERLTRINQQFELLLHVSPVNAHAAWQAFEQANCASPPEFLYRPRRVDPSLMKRELFAIPLERIEDPTLAHIFAQKREELDRQLTLIADRNTNRFLLGSRQLYGDVDAELLELARQVLGIETETAHSQDERGYLNPAELVERARQEIEYYRQQDAGLPARVELRDDVPGIMVAKGNFLVGTDASVSQARINATLAHEIGTHVLTHYNGSQQPFRELYAGMAGYESMQEGLAVLAEYLVGGLSRSRLRLLASRVLAVHMITEGANFIETFRSLLSDYDNTPYTAFTIAMRVFRGGGYTKDKVYLQGLAQVLSYLSGGGDLERLYLGKISYDYLPLIEELQWRQVLLPPRLRPRFLDAAETVTRLEYLRQGATVMDLMKEAV; translated from the coding sequence ATGAATGGAAGTGCTGACTACATTAGCGACGCGCTCATCGGCTCCATCACCGATGCCTATCAGCGTAATGAGCCTGTCCGTTACAAGCTACGTGATGGCGGGCGTATTCATATCGATCGCCAGCTGCCGTTCCTGGCCCTATATCGTCGGCCGGCAACGCGCGCAGACCTCGGTACGGAACGTCTGCTGCTGGGCGAGGCCTCCTATCTGCTGGCCGATGACCGGCCCGAACACCAGGCCTCGCTGGTCAAACTGATAAAAGAAATCCTCAGCATCCAGCACAAGCAATTCGGTGCCTGCTTGCTGCTGGAGTTGTGGTCCGGCGCCGAGGTGACTGACGAAACCCGCCAGCCGGCCTTTCGTATCATTGCCCCCAAGCATGGCTCGCCATCAGCATTCCTGGAACGCATGGAAAATGCATTGCTGAATATCCGTATCGATGATGATCGCCCAGACGTGGCGATCAGCTACGCAGAAGACGTCACGCCACCACAACAGTCACTATTGTTAACCAAACAGGAGCTCACGCGGCTCAACTGCCTGCATATCGGTTTGGAGGTCAGTCCTATCTATCGTGATGCCGAGACCAACACACTGCTGCCATTTCGCTGGCGCAGGCTACATTATGCCCTGGCACATGGACTCAAGCGCAGTTTCTATGCCTTCACACGCCATTGTACGCCGCTGCGCCCTGCCCACTACCTCGAACTGGGACATCGCACCATGAACCGGGCGGTTTACGAAACAGACGAAAGACTGACTCGAATCAATCAACAATTTGAATTGCTCTTGCATGTTTCACCGGTCAATGCACACGCTGCCTGGCAGGCATTCGAGCAAGCGAATTGTGCAAGCCCTCCCGAGTTCCTGTACCGCCCGCGCAGAGTCGATCCGAGTCTGATGAAGCGTGAACTGTTCGCCATCCCTCTGGAACGGATCGAAGATCCGACCCTGGCGCATATCTTTGCCCAGAAACGCGAGGAACTGGACCGGCAGCTCACGCTGATCGCTGATCGCAACACGAATCGTTTCCTGCTTGGCAGTCGTCAGCTGTACGGTGATGTCGATGCCGAATTGCTGGAACTCGCCAGGCAGGTACTCGGCATAGAGACCGAGACTGCTCACAGCCAAGACGAACGCGGTTATCTGAACCCTGCCGAGTTAGTCGAACGTGCACGCCAGGAAATCGAATACTACCGGCAACAGGATGCCGGCCTGCCTGCGCGAGTGGAACTGCGTGATGATGTGCCGGGTATCATGGTAGCAAAGGGTAATTTCCTGGTCGGCACAGATGCCAGCGTTTCTCAGGCACGGATTAATGCCACACTTGCCCATGAAATCGGCACGCACGTGCTCACCCACTACAATGGTAGCCAACAGCCCTTTCGGGAACTGTATGCGGGGATGGCCGGTTATGAATCCATGCAGGAAGGCCTGGCTGTGCTGGCGGAATACCTTGTCGGGGGGTTGAGTCGTTCACGCCTGCGTCTACTGGCAAGTCGGGTGCTGGCCGTGCATATGATCACCGAGGGTGCCAATTTCATCGAGACCTTCCGCAGCCTGCTCAGTGATTATGATAATACGCCTTACACAGCATTCACGATTGCCATGCGAGTATTCCGCGGTGGTGGTTATACAAAAGACAAGGTTTACCTGCAGGGACTGGCCCAGGTTCTGAGCTACCTGTCGGGCGGTGGTGACCTGGAACGGCTGTATCTTGGCAAGATCAGTTATGACTACCTGCCACTCATCGAGGAACTTCAGTGGCGCCAGGTGCTCCTGCCACCGCGCCTGCGACCAAGGTTCCTCGACGCGGCTGAAACGGTTACGCGTCTCGAGTACCTGCGTCAGGGGGCAACGGTCATGGATCTGATGAAGGAGGCTGTGTAA